Proteins encoded by one window of Actinocorallia herbida:
- a CDS encoding aromatic ring-hydroxylating oxygenase subunit alpha, with protein MDREALERGLVRRLLDHIAHRTTDLTDAVLELPADIYSAERHLEEAEVLFRDQPLVLCLSGALPEPGSFRTVDLLGTPVLLTRDNDGQVHALLNACRHRGVRVADGAGEAVRLTCPFHAWTYNLKGDLLRMPSASSFEGMCKEDKGLIELPVAEGHGLIIGRLRPGPLPEVEEFLGPGLADELAMLDFGTWLPHGEPHVHPVRANWKVTLDTFRENYHFDYLHRKTLATYAYGGVLTFDPFGRHLRNCSALRSIDALKDVPEEEWGDVGQHFSYQYALFPNTSLTLDARHAELWQIVPVDEATSEVVHTSYFRPDLGEAELAKAAEMAPWICETVVDGEDFWVAGRTEPGVRAGLLDTVVFGRNEPAPQHLHRGFEDALREAREGR; from the coding sequence GTGGATAGGGAAGCCCTTGAGCGCGGTCTCGTCCGCCGTCTGCTGGACCACATCGCGCATCGCACCACCGACCTCACCGACGCCGTGCTCGAGCTGCCCGCCGACATCTACTCGGCCGAGCGGCACCTTGAGGAGGCCGAGGTCCTCTTCCGGGACCAGCCCCTCGTGCTCTGTCTGTCCGGCGCGCTGCCGGAGCCCGGCTCGTTCCGGACCGTCGATCTGCTCGGCACGCCGGTCCTGCTGACCCGGGACAACGACGGGCAGGTGCACGCGCTGCTGAACGCGTGCCGTCACCGGGGCGTCCGGGTGGCCGACGGGGCGGGGGAGGCGGTCCGGCTCACCTGCCCGTTCCACGCCTGGACCTACAACCTCAAGGGCGACCTGCTGCGGATGCCGTCGGCGTCGTCCTTCGAGGGCATGTGCAAGGAGGACAAGGGCCTGATCGAGCTGCCCGTCGCCGAAGGGCACGGGCTCATCATCGGACGGCTGCGGCCCGGCCCGCTCCCGGAGGTCGAGGAGTTCCTCGGCCCCGGCCTCGCCGACGAGCTGGCGATGCTCGACTTCGGCACCTGGCTCCCGCACGGCGAACCCCATGTGCACCCGGTGCGGGCCAACTGGAAGGTCACCCTCGACACCTTCCGCGAGAACTACCACTTCGACTACCTGCACCGGAAGACGCTCGCCACCTACGCCTACGGCGGCGTCCTCACCTTCGACCCCTTCGGCCGCCACCTGCGCAACTGCTCCGCGCTGCGCTCGATCGACGCGCTCAAGGACGTCCCCGAGGAAGAGTGGGGCGACGTAGGGCAGCACTTCAGCTACCAGTACGCGCTGTTCCCCAACACCAGCCTCACCCTCGACGCCCGCCACGCCGAACTGTGGCAGATCGTCCCCGTCGATGAGGCGACGTCCGAGGTCGTCCACACCTCCTACTTCCGCCCGGATCTCGGCGAGGCCGAACTCGCGAAGGCCGCCGAGATGGCCCCCTGGATCTGCGAGACCGTCGTCGACGGCGAGGACTTCTGGGTCGCGGGCCGCACCGAGCCGGGCGTCCGCGCCGGCCTCCTCGACACCGTCGTCTTCGGCCGCAACGAGCCGGCCCCCC
- the fxlM gene encoding methyltransferase, FxLD system produces the protein MGISIESGSAEAMRGTLVDALRRHGLVQGEAVDGALRAVPRHLFVPGVPLARAYGHEAVVTYRDESGAALSSLSEPGLVAAMLEQLDVRPGHRVLEVGTGTGYNAALLSRLTGPQGHVTSVDILPGAVAVARRGLARAGYAHVETVVADGRLGHPDGAPYDRIIVTGGAWDLPAAWAEQLAPGGVLVVPLRLRGVTRSVAFTRRDGVWTGHGALSCGFVPLRGDDEVAEHQVVLGDPPVLRIRADEDRALDEAVLQRALDRSETLVWTGVRPPGGENHLDFGLAALPECCRVMPDLDAVRSGAFTAALYPWGSMGAATGDTFAYLARRGIGDTAEIGVSARGPASADLVARLADLVRAWDRTRHHVLRIDAHPRGAAPSDATWTVPKRRTTVAVHLDPPDPTPLPSRSALVPPARAPR, from the coding sequence GTGGGCATCAGCATCGAATCCGGAAGCGCCGAAGCCATGCGCGGCACCCTCGTGGACGCGCTGCGACGGCACGGGCTCGTCCAAGGCGAGGCGGTGGACGGCGCGCTGCGCGCGGTCCCCAGGCACCTCTTCGTCCCCGGGGTCCCCCTGGCCCGCGCGTACGGCCACGAAGCCGTCGTGACGTACCGGGACGAGTCCGGCGCGGCGCTCAGCTCCCTGTCCGAGCCGGGGCTCGTCGCGGCGATGCTGGAGCAGCTCGACGTCCGGCCCGGACACCGCGTCCTGGAGGTCGGGACGGGCACCGGGTACAACGCGGCGCTGCTGTCCCGCCTCACCGGGCCACAAGGGCACGTCACGTCGGTCGACATCCTGCCCGGGGCCGTCGCCGTGGCCCGCCGCGGCCTCGCGCGCGCCGGATACGCCCACGTCGAGACGGTCGTGGCCGACGGGCGGCTCGGCCACCCCGACGGAGCGCCCTACGACCGCATCATCGTCACCGGGGGCGCGTGGGACCTGCCGGCGGCCTGGGCCGAACAGCTCGCGCCCGGCGGCGTCCTCGTCGTGCCGCTGCGGCTGCGGGGCGTCACCCGGTCCGTCGCGTTCACCCGCCGCGACGGCGTCTGGACCGGGCACGGCGCCCTTTCCTGCGGGTTCGTCCCGCTGCGCGGCGACGACGAGGTCGCCGAGCACCAGGTCGTCCTCGGCGACCCGCCCGTCCTGCGGATCCGCGCCGACGAGGACCGCGCGCTCGACGAGGCCGTGCTCCAGCGGGCATTGGACCGATCCGAGACGCTGGTCTGGACGGGTGTCCGGCCGCCGGGTGGCGAGAACCACCTCGACTTCGGCCTCGCCGCGCTGCCCGAGTGCTGCCGGGTCATGCCCGACCTCGACGCCGTGCGCTCCGGTGCCTTCACCGCGGCGCTCTACCCGTGGGGCAGCATGGGCGCCGCCACCGGCGACACCTTCGCCTATCTCGCCCGGCGCGGCATCGGGGACACCGCCGAGATCGGCGTCAGCGCCCGCGGCCCGGCCTCCGCCGACCTCGTCGCCCGGCTCGCCGACCTCGTCCGAGCCTGGGACCGCACCCGCCATCACGTGCTGCGGATCGACGCCCACCCCCGCGGCGCAGCCCCGTCCGACGCGACCTGGACCGTGCCCAAGCGGCGCACCACGGTCGCCGTCCACCTCGACCCGCCCGACCCGACGCCGCTGCCGTCCCGCAGCGCGCTCGTCCCTCCGGCCCGCGCGCCGCGGTGA